A portion of the Desulfobacterales bacterium genome contains these proteins:
- a CDS encoding methyltransferase domain-containing protein, which translates to MRWQTKAKIMKLCAQMPGGGALYRYIQKTFGRLRANPMARLPAQAKMVKWLLESGRDIVGKRFFEVGTGHVPIAPIGFFLCGAGSVITVDLHRRIEWGLTIESLNWIASNRNEVAGIYQDIVDAALFNERHALLSCHKNNPSEFFKEARIEYLAPMDAANTRLPAKSVDFHFSLTTLEHIPQAIIKDIFLEAKRILKPKGLAVHFIDLSDHFQHQDKSITSINFLRYSEKEWEKIAGNEFAYCNRLRASDYLALFKEAGFDICRHEVQEDEDVRVSIRDGFMVDERFQDYSVDDLCTTGLRVALKKNGKPTGI; encoded by the coding sequence CATGAAACTCTGTGCCCAAATGCCAGGGGGGGGAGCACTGTATCGGTATATTCAGAAGACTTTTGGTCGGTTGCGTGCGAACCCTATGGCGAGACTCCCCGCCCAGGCGAAAATGGTGAAATGGTTGTTGGAGTCGGGACGGGATATCGTGGGCAAGCGGTTTTTTGAGGTGGGGACAGGGCATGTGCCAATAGCACCAATTGGTTTCTTTTTGTGCGGTGCGGGTTCAGTTATTACGGTTGATCTGCACCGACGGATTGAATGGGGGTTAACGATAGAGTCTTTAAATTGGATTGCTTCAAACCGCAATGAGGTTGCGGGTATTTATCAAGATATCGTGGATGCGGCGCTTTTTAATGAACGACATGCTCTTTTATCATGTCATAAAAATAACCCTTCTGAGTTTTTCAAAGAAGCGCGGATTGAATATTTAGCGCCGATGGATGCTGCCAATACCCGGCTACCGGCAAAAAGCGTGGATTTCCACTTTTCCCTAACCACGTTGGAGCATATTCCACAGGCAATTATCAAAGATATCTTTTTGGAAGCAAAGAGAATCCTGAAGCCGAAAGGACTGGCTGTCCATTTCATTGATTTGAGCGACCACTTTCAGCACCAAGACAAAAGCATAACCAGTATTAATTTTCTGCGGTATTCTGAAAAAGAGTGGGAAAAAATTGCGGGTAATGAGTTTGCATATTGCAATCGCCTGCGAGCAAGTGATTATCTTGCGTTGTTCAAGGAAGCGGGATTTGATATATGCCGTCATGAAGTTCAGGAAGACGAAGATGTGCGGGTAAGCATAAGAGATGGGTTTATGGTTGATGAGAGGTTTCAGGATTACAGTGTTGATGATCTTTGCACTACCGGGCTCAGGGTTGCGTTGAAGAAAAATGGAAAGCCCACTGGCATATGA